In Osmia bicornis bicornis chromosome 1, iOsmBic2.1, whole genome shotgun sequence, the following proteins share a genomic window:
- the LOC114876199 gene encoding glucosidase 2 subunit beta, with amino-acid sequence MINRDIYLLIFLSVDLSILLGHVAGSKVLQIRGIPIAKNSLYPPDRDFQCLDGSLLIPFSHVNDNYCDCADGSDEPGTPACANGLFYCENSGHKPRYIPSTWINDGICDCCDASDEYNSGKVCPNNCNELGREARLEQQKAEELVKEGNKIRVEMIAKGKQLKTDYEARLIKLRSHHGEAELTKKEKELLKTQAEERESAALEKYKPVEPEQPAAEEGEEEEELHESDAEDYFKLLDSDNSGTVTIAELQTRVTFDKDRDGVITEEEALYFLSNQKEVNLQEFMDSAWANIKPFVMLEQGVFKAANQKGEEARDSVDEGAEQDKEEDDGNEGEEVGEEQEKIEEKSVQYDEETQAIIDEATVARENFQAAEKSVNELLSEIRELEEKLDRDYGPEHVFAPLHGECFEYTDLEYVYTLCIFGKATQRLKSGGGDINLGNWYDWVGPESHKYSKMKYDRGLTCWNGPARSTIVNLSCGKENKLISVTEPNRCEYAMEFTTPALCNPNIESADTHDEL; translated from the exons ATGATCAATCGCGATATCTACCTGTTAATATTTCTATCAGTCGATCTGTCGATTCTATTGGGCCACGTAGCCGGTTCTAAGGTGCTACAAATTCGCGGGATACCTATCGCGAAAAATTCCCTTTATCCGCCTGATCGTGATTTCCAGTGTCTCGACGGAAGTTTGTTGATACCGTTTTCCCACGTTAACGATAATTATTGCGATTGTGCCGATGGTAGCGATGAGCCCGGTACGCCTGCCTGCGCTAACGGTTTGTTCTACTGCGAGAATTCTGGTCACAAGCCTCGCTACATACCTTCCACCTGGATAAACGATGGTATTTGCGATTGTTGCGATGCCAGTGACGAATATAATTCAGGTAAGGTATGTCCGAACAATTGTAACGAACTCGGCAGAGAAGCCAGGTTGGAACAGCAAAAGGCAGAGGAATTAGTCAAAGAGGGTAATAAAATAAGAGTCGAGATGATTGCTAAGGGTAAACAATTGAAGACAGATTATGAGGcgcgtttaattaaattacggAGTCATCATGGGGAAGCTGAGCTGACTAAGAAGGAGAAAGAATTATTGAAAACTCAGGCAGAAGAACGCGAAAGCGCTGCCTTGGAGAAGTACAAACCAGTTGAACCGGAACAGCCTGCAGCAGAGGAAggagaggaggaagaagaattgCACGAATCAGATGCAGAGGATTATTTTAAGCTATTAGACTCTGATAATAGCGGGACTGTAACAATTGCAGAGCTACAGACTAGAGTAACATTTGACAAAGACAGGGATGGAGTTATAACCGAAGAAGAAGCATTATATTTCTTGAGTAATCAAAAAGAAGTCAATCTTCAGGAGTTCATGGATTCAGCATGGGCAAATATCAAGCCTTTTGTAATGCTAGAGCAGG GTGTATTTAAAGCAGCTAACCAAAAGGGAGAAGAAGCTCGTGATTCTGTGGATGAAGGGGCAGAGCAGGATAAGGAAGAGGATGATGGTAACGAGGGAGAAGAAGTAGGCGAAGAACAagagaaaattgaagaaaaatctGTACAGTATGATGAAGAAACGCAAGCTATCATTGACGAAGCAACAGTTGCTCGCGAGAATTTCCAAGCGGCAGAAAAATCCGTGAACGAGCTGCTATCGGAAATTAGGGAACTCGAAGAGAAATTGGATCGCGATTACGGTCCCGAACACGTATTTGCTCCGTTGCACGGAGAATGCTTCGAATATACAGACTTAGAGTACGTGTACACGTTGTGCATATTTGGAAAAGCGACGCAAAGATTGAAATCAGGAGGCGGCGATATCAACTTAGGTAATTGGTACGACTGGGTTGGACCAGAGAGCCACAAGTACTCAAAGATGAAGTACGACCGTGGCCTTACCTGTTGGAACGGACCTGCGCGTTCAACTATTGTTAATCTAAGCTGTGGTAAAGAGAACAAATTGATCTCTGTAACGGAACCCAACCGATGCGAGTACGCTATGGAATTTACCACACCTGCGCTATGCAACCCCAACATCGAATCCGCTGACACACACGACGAATTGTAA
- the LOC114876198 gene encoding general transcription factor II-I repeat domain-containing protein 2-like isoform X2, with amino-acid sequence MSYAEGEFIKKCLLIAAGQLCPPQVRTFKTINLSNKIIKRCIDLMVCNVKKQIRIICTSFITYSLAVNQYICLSGIPYIAIFIRGVNSNLHVTEELLDLVPVDDMIAENILSSVNKTLQNNDLKWERLVSITTNGSSMMTEDKIGFMSLVNGKMREIGSSNNVIAVHSLMLMHNLCAKSDVILNVMSTIVNIVCYIRNHEIKLQEFHALVEELDSDYESSRVIELPNYTEVEWLNRGTVLEKFFNIHEIIRDFMELTGQSVPQLKDTQWLIDLAFLADLATHLNNLNLLLQEEGQIIVQLYDSICAFQMKIQLWIKQLQMGNPYHFPKLKLAPLTEDCVKRLCTILQILLEEIETRFKDIQDLDTSFNIYTMPFTVNVNTVPSELLLELLDMRCDRKVKVKGGSLIEFYENFSYIRFPQLHNLAARTLCMFGSTRFCEQLILNMKKIKSAYRTGIIGYDYIFKCSLILNSCRKIRPNINQLLRERKL; translated from the exons ATGAG TTATGCGGAGggagaatttataaaaaaatgctTGTTAATTGCCGCCGGACAATTATGTCCACCGCAAGTCCGAACTTTCAAAACGATAAATCTgtctaataaaataataaaacgttgcattgatttaatggtGTGCAACGTTAAGAAACAAATACGGATAATATGTACATCTTTTATAACATACTCATTAGCAGTTAATCAGTATATATGTTTATCTGGTATACCCTATATAGCAATTTTCATTCGTGGAGTAAACAGTAACTTACATGTTACAGAAGAGCTATTAGATTTAGTGCCAGTAGATGATATGATTGCAGAAAACATTTTATCTTCTGTAAATAAGACATTACaaaataatgatttaaaaTGGGAAAGGCTTGTTTCAATAACAACCAATGGATCCTCTATGATGACAGAGGATAAAATTGGTTTTATGAGTCTTGTGAATGGGAAGATGAGAGAAATAGGCAGTTCTAATAATGTAATTGCTGTGCATAGTCTAATGCTCATGCATAATCTATGCGCAAAAAGTGATGTGATATTGAATGTTATGTCCACCATTGTAAATATTGTATGTTATATTAGAAATCATGAAATAAAGTTACAAGAATTCCATGCACTTGTGGAAGAACTAGATTCAGACTATGAGTCTAGTAGGGTAATAGAATTGCCTAATTACACTGAAGTGGAATGGTTAAACCGTGGAACTgtattggaaaaattttttaatatacatGAAATAATAAGAGATTTCATGGAATTAACTGGACAATCTGTACCACAATTGAAGGATACCCAATGGCTAATTGATTTAGCATTCCTGGCTGATTTAGCAACCCATTTAAATAATCTAAATCTATTGCTGCAAGAAGAAGGACAAATTATAGTGCAATTGTATGATAGTATTTGTgcatttcaaatgaaaatacaaTTATGGATAAAACAGTTGCAAATGGGAAATCCGTATcattttccaaaattaaaattagcaCCGCTTACCGAGGACTGTGTTAAAAGACTGTGCACAATTTTACAAATACTCCTGGAAGAAATTGAAACCAGATTCAAGGACATACAAGATTTAGATACAAGTTTTAATATATACACAATGCCTTTTACGGTCAATGTGAATACAGTTCCATCAGAACTATTGTTAGAATTACTTGATATGCGATGCGATCGaaaagtaaaagtaaaagGAGGTTctttaatagaattttatgaaaatttttcttatataCGATTTCCACAATTACATAATCTTGCGGCTAGAACATTATGCATGTTTGGATCGACACGTTTTTGTGAACAACTGattttaaatatgaaaaagaTTAAATCAGCTTACAGAACAGGGATAATTGGTTATGATTATATTTTCAAGtgttcattaatattaaattcgtGTCGAAAGATTCGTCCAAACATTAACCAATTAttgagagaaagaaaattatag
- the LOC114876198 gene encoding general transcription factor II-I repeat domain-containing protein 2-like isoform X1, which translates to MTEVNEKLVKEEVDEDNLCSDAAARLTFEIALEIAKTSCSYAEGEFIKKCLLIAAGQLCPPQVRTFKTINLSNKIIKRCIDLMVCNVKKQIRIICTSFITYSLAVNQYICLSGIPYIAIFIRGVNSNLHVTEELLDLVPVDDMIAENILSSVNKTLQNNDLKWERLVSITTNGSSMMTEDKIGFMSLVNGKMREIGSSNNVIAVHSLMLMHNLCAKSDVILNVMSTIVNIVCYIRNHEIKLQEFHALVEELDSDYESSRVIELPNYTEVEWLNRGTVLEKFFNIHEIIRDFMELTGQSVPQLKDTQWLIDLAFLADLATHLNNLNLLLQEEGQIIVQLYDSICAFQMKIQLWIKQLQMGNPYHFPKLKLAPLTEDCVKRLCTILQILLEEIETRFKDIQDLDTSFNIYTMPFTVNVNTVPSELLLELLDMRCDRKVKVKGGSLIEFYENFSYIRFPQLHNLAARTLCMFGSTRFCEQLILNMKKIKSAYRTGIIGYDYIFKCSLILNSCRKIRPNINQLLRERKL; encoded by the exons ATGACAGAAGTAAACGAAAAATTAGTGAAAGAAGAAGTAGATGAG GACAACTTGTGCAGCGATGCTGCTGCACGGTTGACTTTTGAAATTGCCCTGGAAATTGCGAAAACGTCGTGCAGTTATGCGGAGggagaatttataaaaaaatgctTGTTAATTGCCGCCGGACAATTATGTCCACCGCAAGTCCGAACTTTCAAAACGATAAATCTgtctaataaaataataaaacgttgcattgatttaatggtGTGCAACGTTAAGAAACAAATACGGATAATATGTACATCTTTTATAACATACTCATTAGCAGTTAATCAGTATATATGTTTATCTGGTATACCCTATATAGCAATTTTCATTCGTGGAGTAAACAGTAACTTACATGTTACAGAAGAGCTATTAGATTTAGTGCCAGTAGATGATATGATTGCAGAAAACATTTTATCTTCTGTAAATAAGACATTACaaaataatgatttaaaaTGGGAAAGGCTTGTTTCAATAACAACCAATGGATCCTCTATGATGACAGAGGATAAAATTGGTTTTATGAGTCTTGTGAATGGGAAGATGAGAGAAATAGGCAGTTCTAATAATGTAATTGCTGTGCATAGTCTAATGCTCATGCATAATCTATGCGCAAAAAGTGATGTGATATTGAATGTTATGTCCACCATTGTAAATATTGTATGTTATATTAGAAATCATGAAATAAAGTTACAAGAATTCCATGCACTTGTGGAAGAACTAGATTCAGACTATGAGTCTAGTAGGGTAATAGAATTGCCTAATTACACTGAAGTGGAATGGTTAAACCGTGGAACTgtattggaaaaattttttaatatacatGAAATAATAAGAGATTTCATGGAATTAACTGGACAATCTGTACCACAATTGAAGGATACCCAATGGCTAATTGATTTAGCATTCCTGGCTGATTTAGCAACCCATTTAAATAATCTAAATCTATTGCTGCAAGAAGAAGGACAAATTATAGTGCAATTGTATGATAGTATTTGTgcatttcaaatgaaaatacaaTTATGGATAAAACAGTTGCAAATGGGAAATCCGTATcattttccaaaattaaaattagcaCCGCTTACCGAGGACTGTGTTAAAAGACTGTGCACAATTTTACAAATACTCCTGGAAGAAATTGAAACCAGATTCAAGGACATACAAGATTTAGATACAAGTTTTAATATATACACAATGCCTTTTACGGTCAATGTGAATACAGTTCCATCAGAACTATTGTTAGAATTACTTGATATGCGATGCGATCGaaaagtaaaagtaaaagGAGGTTctttaatagaattttatgaaaatttttcttatataCGATTTCCACAATTACATAATCTTGCGGCTAGAACATTATGCATGTTTGGATCGACACGTTTTTGTGAACAACTGattttaaatatgaaaaagaTTAAATCAGCTTACAGAACAGGGATAATTGGTTATGATTATATTTTCAAGtgttcattaatattaaattcgtGTCGAAAGATTCGTCCAAACATTAACCAATTAttgagagaaagaaaattatag
- the LOC114876197 gene encoding OTU domain-containing protein 7B-like has product MNVGLSTYDGSEKESTPNNGLESGGGATKKLARGISRATENAAIVSHARSQLTTLGPLDTPEFTFSLPDLSVYPDSFRQFLEKDLIEGGCLTSLEAAGRLNWWCGGKNGSNRVLWPLATSGDGNCLLHAASLGMWGFHDRLLTLREALHDTLAKGEYRHALFRRWKWRQMGLNAAAGLSYTEAEWLTEWQTIVDMASPIFRNQTATSYQSLEEVHVLALAHALKRPIIVIAETMLKDAEGVALAPIPFGGVYLPLEVPSSRCHRTPLLLAYHSAHFSPLVTVDGASDFGDGCNEGVSIPLVDPDTGQLLPVLFAVDPGPEWDWEEGSRDLLACQQDTLEILLRVYLDCEYQNFISEDIDRLSDTDGSLSKTAKQLLGVAKQFGSIGKSVSKRLWSMAKRPKSPPATAGELSTGLLCVRIRSRRHQYVDQMLQNYLECAHARYLQDHKVDDTGTEMNYGAGKSKFYAASDRDSHASVSKLLPTNPNKDRTLYLSRSTFYNDQASSDKSGPALWNSNVLGAVVKECRSEQCQFFGSAENDYYCSQCWANRRYR; this is encoded by the exons ATGAACGTGGGACTATCCACATATGATGGTTCAGAGAAAGAATCAACTCCCAATAATGGATTGGAAAGTGGAGGAGGCGCTACAAAGAAATTGGCCAGGGGTATATCTAGAGCGACTGAAAATGCAGCTATTGTCTCCCATGCACGTTCTCAATTAACTACTCTAGGTCCTTTGGATACTCCAGAATTCACATTTTCACTTCCTGATCTGAGCGTATATCCAG ATTCGTTTCGTCAGTTTTTGGAGAAAGATCTGATCGAAGGAGGATGTTTAACATCTCTGGAAGCTGCTGGTCGTTTGAACTGGTGGTGCGGAGGTAAAAATGGAAGCAACAGAGTCCTGTGGCCTCTGGCAACATCAGGAGATGGCAATTGTCTTCTACACGCAGCTTCCCTTGGCATGTGGGGCTTTCACGATAGACTTCTTACATTAAGGGAAGCGCTACACGATACTCTGGCCAAAGGAGAGTATAGACATGCTTTGTTTAGAAGGTGGAAATGGCGGCAGATGGGTTTAAATGCTGCTGCAGGATTGTCTTATACAGAAGCAGAATGGTTAACAGAATGGCAGACAATTGTGGATATGGCTTCTCCTATTTTCAGAAATCAAACTGCTACCTCCTATCAGAGTCTTGAAGaa GTACACGTATTAGCTTTGGCTCACGCTTTGAAGAGACCTATAATAGTTATAGCAGAAACTATGTTAAAAGATGCAGAAGGTGTAGCTTTAGCACCAATCCCATTTGGCGGTGTATACTTACCATTAGAAGTACCTTCATCTCGTTGTCATAGAACCCCGTTACTTTTAGCGTATCATTCAGCTCACTTTTCTCCCCTCGTTACCGTGGACGGAGCAAGTGATTTCGGGGATGGTTGTAACGAGGGTGTTAGTATACCTCTTGTAGATCCAGACACAGGCCAGTTGTTGCCTGTTTTATTTGCAGTCGATCCTGGACCGGAGTGGGATTGGGAAGAAGGTTCTCGAGATTTGTTAGCTTGCCAGCAAGACACG CTGGAAATTTTATTGAGGGTATATTTGGACTGTGAATATCAAAACTTCATATCAGAGGACATCGATAGATTATCAGATACCGACGGTTCGCTTTCTAAAACAGCAAAGCAGCTACTAGGTGTGGCGAAACAATTCGGATCCATTGGGAAATCCGTTAGTAAAAGACTGTGGTCAATGGCGAAGAGACCAAAGAGCCCACCGGCGACGGCAGGCGAACTTTCTACAGGTTTATTGTGCGTAAGAATTAGAAGTAGACGGCATCAGTATGTAGATCAGATGCTTCAAAATTATCTCGAATGCGCTCATGCAAG ATATCTGCAAGATCATAAAGTTGATGACACTGGTACCGAAATGAATTACGGTGCTGGCAAGTCGAAATTTTATGCTGCCAGCGATCGAGATAGCCATGCGAGTGTCAGCAAGTTATTACCCACCAATCCAAATAAAGATCGTACACTTTATCTTTCTAG ATCTACTTTTTACAATGACCAAGCATCGTCTGATAAATCGGGACCAGCGTTATGGAATAGCAACGTTTTAGGA GCTGTAGTCAAAGAATGTCGTAGTGAACAATGTCAATTTTTCGGATCAGCAGAGAATGATTATTATTGTTCACAGTGTTGGGCAAATCGACGTTAtcgttga